One segment of Segatella copri DNA contains the following:
- a CDS encoding DUF4143 domain-containing protein: MSDVGLLASQYAANIAIDLLTGKTEINNGAIYENFAAQELRAHGYNLYYFNNKK, from the coding sequence ATGAGCGATGTAGGATTGTTGGCAAGCCAGTATGCTGCCAATATAGCGATAGACTTACTTACGGGTAAGACAGAAATTAACAATGGAGCCATTTATGAGAATTTTGCTGCACAAGAATTACGTGCCCATGGTTATAATCTTTATTATTTCAATAACAAGAAGTAG
- a CDS encoding AAA family ATPase, producing the protein MCEIIGRKKEIAELKRYYESGRAEFVAVYGRRRVGKTFLIDEVFHDDMVFHHTGLSPYDRRRKVTLRDQLQNFYFSLLRHGMEDIAQPKSWMEAFFLLERFLETCDNGSRQVVFIDELPWMDTARSGFLMALEAFWNGWGNMRHNLLLVVCGSATSWMLDNLINNKGGLYGRLTGEIKLSPFTLKECEEFYQSRGIKMSRYNITQAYMIMGGIPFYMNFFNPSYSLAQNIDALFFDRQAKLGDEFDRLFNSVFDHAEDSMKIVRFLGTRHAGFTRKEIAEHTGLNPNGDFTKMLKALMGSDFVVKYTPFGFSQREEYYKLIDSFCWFWLHFKEKKAVNQTDYWQQHLKESDVASWRGIAFEEVCLKHISQIKYALHIGAVSSLESSLIVKGSEETDGMQIDLLIDRADDAVNVCEMKFYKAPYAVTKGYAQVLNSRLQALEEKNPAKTFLLTYVGNSELVSNEYSDIFRASVTLDDLFV; encoded by the coding sequence ATGTGTGAAATAATAGGTAGAAAAAAAGAAATAGCAGAACTGAAGCGTTACTACGAAAGTGGTAGGGCTGAGTTTGTGGCTGTGTATGGTCGTCGCCGTGTCGGTAAAACATTCTTGATTGATGAGGTGTTTCATGATGATATGGTGTTTCATCATACAGGATTGTCGCCTTACGACCGTCGCCGGAAGGTAACCTTGAGAGACCAGTTGCAGAATTTCTATTTCTCGCTTCTTCGTCATGGTATGGAGGATATCGCGCAGCCTAAGTCGTGGATGGAGGCTTTCTTTTTGCTGGAACGTTTTTTGGAAACTTGTGATAATGGTTCCCGACAGGTGGTATTTATCGATGAGTTGCCCTGGATGGATACGGCTCGTTCCGGTTTTCTTATGGCATTAGAGGCTTTCTGGAATGGTTGGGGCAATATGCGTCATAATCTGTTGCTCGTAGTCTGTGGTTCTGCCACCTCCTGGATGCTTGATAATCTAATCAATAATAAAGGAGGATTATATGGCCGTTTGACAGGCGAAATCAAACTGTCGCCGTTTACATTGAAAGAATGCGAGGAGTTTTATCAGAGCCGTGGCATCAAGATGTCCCGTTATAATATTACGCAGGCTTATATGATTATGGGGGGAATTCCTTTCTATATGAATTTCTTTAATCCATCCTATAGTCTGGCTCAGAACATAGATGCCTTGTTCTTTGACCGTCAGGCGAAGCTGGGGGATGAGTTTGACAGGCTCTTCAATTCTGTGTTTGATCATGCAGAAGACAGCATGAAGATTGTGCGCTTTTTGGGTACCCGTCATGCTGGTTTCACCCGTAAGGAGATAGCAGAGCATACCGGTTTGAACCCGAATGGTGATTTTACCAAGATGCTGAAAGCCTTGATGGGCAGTGATTTTGTGGTGAAATATACTCCTTTCGGCTTCAGTCAGCGAGAGGAGTATTATAAGCTTATTGATTCCTTTTGCTGGTTCTGGCTTCATTTTAAGGAGAAGAAGGCTGTAAATCAAACTGATTACTGGCAACAGCATTTGAAGGAAAGCGATGTTGCCTCATGGCGTGGCATTGCTTTCGAGGAGGTTTGTTTGAAGCATATTTCACAGATAAAATATGCTCTTCATATAGGTGCTGTGTCTTCGCTGGAATCTTCGCTCATAGTGAAGGGAAGCGAGGAGACTGATGGCATGCAGATAGACTTGCTGATAGACAGGGCTGACGATGCAGTGAATGTTTGCGAGATGAAATTTTATAAGGCTCCTTATGCCGTGACCAAGGGCTATGCTCAGGTGCTGAATAGCCGTTTGCAGGCTTTGGAAGAAAAGAACCCTGCCAAGACATTCCTCCTTACGTATGTGGGAAATTCTGAGCTGGTGAGTAATGAATACTCCGATATATTCCGGGCTTCAGTAACACTGGATGATTTGTTTGTTTGA
- a CDS encoding BACON domain-containing protein: protein MMKKNIISSCFTFAISLAMTLLASCANDNDEACYFKMETEQTQVNVPAAGISKSKLAKVVIRSNKDWNIQLENPDDAQWVHLFANEGSADGIFRFWVDKNTEFTSRSARLFFTVDGQKQDVPYTIEQAADVPTIAIANAENGYKVLATGGQIKVPVSHNIEWTTQLKDELNQQPDWIKIDSCGTDSVYLTLDKNNDDTRSVTLTCNGVGEYASVMSSTIITQADAGIYLNERFDWMQEGKEDYYYNYPEQGIDVWTEEELSHGWTTLGISNPCLYGGLGYLKLGKTNVAGDALSPKLSNIVGTSDVEVTFKSIGYVSKGGAKDDGVMRVMIEGPGTIEGQDLVDMTVNEKSYRAATFDITVYPNSSKNENGEDYNPWMQPGATFTFRIKGATKDTQLLFVGGVAWNSSLKGKGKGKNRLLLDDIKVKAI from the coding sequence ATGATGAAAAAAAATATCATATCCAGTTGCTTTACCTTTGCCATTTCCCTGGCAATGACACTACTTGCATCTTGCGCAAACGACAATGATGAAGCATGCTACTTCAAAATGGAAACCGAGCAAACGCAGGTAAACGTACCAGCAGCTGGTATTTCAAAGTCTAAACTGGCGAAAGTTGTCATCCGTTCAAACAAAGACTGGAATATTCAACTGGAAAATCCAGATGATGCACAATGGGTGCATCTCTTCGCCAACGAAGGTAGTGCCGATGGCATCTTCCGCTTTTGGGTGGATAAAAATACTGAGTTCACATCCCGTTCTGCACGATTGTTTTTTACTGTAGATGGTCAGAAACAGGATGTTCCTTACACCATAGAGCAGGCTGCTGATGTTCCTACCATCGCAATTGCCAATGCTGAGAATGGATATAAGGTCCTGGCTACGGGTGGACAGATCAAGGTTCCTGTCAGTCATAACATAGAATGGACTACTCAGTTGAAAGATGAGTTGAATCAACAGCCAGACTGGATAAAAATAGATTCCTGCGGAACAGACAGCGTTTATCTTACTCTCGATAAAAATAACGATGATACCCGTTCTGTCACCCTGACCTGTAACGGTGTGGGAGAATATGCTTCCGTCATGAGTTCTACCATCATCACCCAGGCAGATGCCGGCATCTATCTCAACGAGCGCTTCGACTGGATGCAGGAAGGTAAAGAGGATTATTATTACAACTATCCGGAACAAGGTATCGACGTATGGACAGAAGAAGAATTATCACATGGCTGGACTACGCTAGGCATCTCAAACCCATGTCTGTATGGTGGACTCGGCTATCTGAAACTGGGAAAGACGAATGTGGCAGGTGATGCCCTGTCGCCAAAATTAAGCAATATAGTAGGAACTTCCGATGTGGAAGTTACATTCAAGAGTATCGGATATGTTTCCAAGGGTGGAGCCAAGGATGATGGTGTCATGAGAGTGATGATAGAGGGACCTGGAACGATAGAAGGTCAGGATCTCGTAGATATGACAGTTAATGAGAAATCATATCGTGCCGCAACATTCGATATCACGGTTTATCCGAATTCTTCAAAGAATGAGAACGGCGAAGACTACAATCCTTGGATGCAACCTGGCGCCACATTTACCTTCCGCATTAAGGGAGCCACCAAGGATACTCAACTGCTGTTCGTGGGTGGTGTTGCATGGAATAGTAGTCTGAAAGGAAAAGGGAAAGGCAAAAATCGCCTCCTCTTGGATGATATAAAGGTAAAGGCTATATAG
- a CDS encoding AAA family ATPase, with product MVGKTFAIRKVGKECFADVVEFNFLNNPKYREAFKSPSDAKKILLLLSALSEKKLIPGTTLVFFDEVQECPEMVTAIKFLVEEGSYRYVSCS from the coding sequence ATGGTTGGCAAAACCTTCGCTATCCGGAAGGTTGGAAAGGAATGCTTTGCGGATGTAGTGGAGTTCAATTTCCTCAATAATCCTAAGTATAGAGAGGCTTTTAAGTCTCCTTCTGATGCTAAGAAAATCCTCCTGCTCCTTTCTGCCTTGTCTGAGAAAAAACTTATTCCAGGCACAACTCTGGTTTTCTTTGATGAGGTGCAGGAATGTCCGGAGATGGTTACTGCCATCAAATTCCTGGTAGAAGAGGGTAGCTATCGCTATGTAAGTTGTTCATGA
- a CDS encoding ATP-binding protein, whose product MLDKRNLEQILSDQQEELEIRRGETLCHRPEEAQIDLGSTQAQVVIGVRRSGKSTLCFQALEKVGVKYAYVDFDDERLANIQAEDLNDVLEVLYKIYGDFNYLFLDEIQNIEGWHLFVNRMLRRRMHVIVTGSNAKLLSSDLATHLSGRCKEIPLFPFSFYEYCLMKEVDTEGMTTKVQAFRRAAFDHYLKQGGFPELLVIGEHQNYVKNLVSNILQRDIEQRFKITYQATFEQLAHHLLNVAPVIVSPSELSATLGVKSEHTIKNYIGYMKQAYLLLGLQKYSAKSKMRITQEKVYPIDVALMDQRDNALVGENLGWRLETIVYLQLVRTYKPQGYDIYYLSDRSGECDFVVCKNNQVKQAIQVSYDISSPKTRKREIEGLLLAHRKTQCTDLLLLTDHEYNQVTEKGLDIKIRPVYDWVVEMGKRI is encoded by the coding sequence ATGCTGGATAAGAGAAACTTAGAACAGATTCTTTCTGATCAGCAGGAAGAACTGGAGATACGTAGAGGCGAAACTTTGTGTCATCGACCAGAAGAGGCGCAGATAGACTTGGGCAGTACGCAGGCTCAGGTCGTGATAGGTGTGCGCCGTAGCGGCAAATCTACTCTATGCTTCCAGGCATTGGAGAAAGTAGGTGTGAAATACGCTTATGTAGATTTTGACGATGAGCGGTTGGCTAACATCCAGGCAGAAGATTTGAACGATGTTCTGGAAGTGTTGTATAAGATATATGGTGATTTCAATTATCTGTTTCTTGACGAGATACAGAACATCGAGGGCTGGCACCTTTTCGTGAATCGTATGCTTCGCAGGAGGATGCATGTCATTGTAACAGGTTCTAATGCCAAACTTCTGAGCAGCGACCTGGCTACTCATCTCTCGGGGCGCTGCAAGGAGATACCTTTGTTTCCATTCTCCTTTTATGAGTATTGTCTGATGAAAGAGGTGGATACGGAAGGAATGACTACCAAGGTACAGGCGTTCAGGAGAGCTGCCTTCGATCATTATCTGAAACAGGGAGGATTTCCTGAGCTGCTCGTTATCGGCGAACACCAGAATTATGTGAAGAATCTGGTAAGCAATATTCTGCAGAGAGATATCGAACAGCGTTTCAAGATAACCTATCAGGCCACCTTCGAGCAGTTGGCTCATCATTTGCTCAATGTGGCTCCGGTCATCGTGTCTCCTTCGGAACTGTCGGCTACACTGGGGGTAAAATCGGAACATACCATCAAGAATTATATCGGCTATATGAAGCAGGCTTATCTGCTGCTGGGGCTTCAGAAGTATTCTGCCAAGAGCAAGATGAGGATAACCCAGGAGAAGGTGTATCCGATAGATGTGGCTTTGATGGATCAGCGAGATAATGCGCTGGTGGGAGAGAATCTGGGATGGAGATTGGAAACCATTGTTTATCTGCAGCTGGTTAGAACTTATAAGCCGCAGGGGTATGATATCTATTACCTGAGCGACCGCTCGGGAGAATGCGATTTCGTGGTTTGCAAAAACAATCAGGTGAAACAAGCCATTCAGGTATCGTATGACATTTCTTCACCCAAGACTCGCAAACGGGAGATTGAAGGATTACTTCTGGCTCATCGCAAGACGCAATGCACCGACCTGCTGCTGCTCACCGACCATGAGTACAACCAAGTTACAGAAAAAGGCCTTGACATCAAGATACGACCGGTATATGACTGGGTTGTGGAAATGGGGAAGAGAATATAG